A single genomic interval of uncultured Pseudodesulfovibrio sp. harbors:
- a CDS encoding FAD-binding oxidoreductase has translation MRDVKRFPTTTGQSWVEMSAYKHHNFKDRSEIKDAYDYIIVGAGYGGQAAARRLAELHPDSKIAVFEAIKIGDNDSGKNAGFIIDVPHDFGDQGASSFEDNQKYFELNTFIIKWMEDTIMNNGIEDVDWDHCGKYLCCAETKSFKLIDHEIEELKKMNCSYEVVEGEDLYRRTGTRYYKKALYTPGTVLINPADVLRGMFSVMPENVDVFEECPVMRIDEGSPTSIVLRSGKRVRGKFVLVTGGPFIQEFGIGKKVFCPVLSYGAFTRQFTDEEMRHMEGVKPWGCTAGHPAGTTVRFTRDNRIFVRNGFSFATNLTTSHQRIQRSIPKLRKAYENRYPELKHVNFEFVYGGMINMTMNYRPLMLQQHPTVFASACGEGAGVAKTSLLGYYLAEWVSGIPSQNLDFLKRISTPKRLPPEPFLTMGAEARLFYEEFNAKKEI, from the coding sequence ATGCGAGATGTAAAGCGTTTTCCCACAACTACCGGTCAGAGCTGGGTGGAAATGTCTGCGTATAAGCACCATAATTTCAAAGACCGCTCTGAAATCAAAGATGCCTACGACTATATAATTGTCGGTGCCGGTTACGGCGGACAGGCTGCTGCCCGACGTCTGGCCGAGCTGCACCCGGATTCCAAGATCGCTGTTTTTGAAGCCATCAAGATCGGCGACAACGACAGCGGCAAGAACGCGGGCTTCATTATCGACGTGCCGCACGACTTCGGTGATCAGGGCGCTTCCTCTTTCGAGGACAACCAGAAATACTTCGAACTGAATACCTTTATCATCAAGTGGATGGAAGACACCATCATGAATAACGGTATTGAGGACGTCGACTGGGATCACTGCGGCAAATACCTTTGCTGCGCCGAGACAAAGAGCTTCAAGCTGATCGATCATGAAATCGAAGAGCTCAAGAAGATGAACTGCTCTTACGAAGTGGTCGAAGGCGAAGACCTGTATCGCCGTACTGGCACCCGGTACTACAAGAAAGCCCTGTATACCCCCGGTACCGTGCTCATCAACCCCGCAGATGTCCTGCGCGGCATGTTCTCCGTAATGCCTGAGAACGTGGATGTTTTTGAGGAATGCCCAGTCATGCGTATCGACGAAGGCAGCCCGACCAGCATCGTGCTCAGAAGCGGCAAGAGAGTCCGGGGCAAGTTCGTTCTGGTCACCGGCGGCCCCTTCATTCAGGAATTCGGCATTGGCAAGAAAGTGTTCTGCCCGGTGCTTTCCTACGGCGCATTCACCCGTCAGTTCACCGACGAAGAGATGCGGCACATGGAAGGCGTCAAGCCGTGGGGCTGTACTGCCGGACATCCTGCCGGAACCACTGTCCGCTTTACCAGAGACAACCGCATCTTCGTGCGTAACGGTTTCTCCTTTGCAACCAATCTCACGACTTCGCACCAGCGCATCCAGCGGTCCATCCCGAAACTGCGTAAGGCATATGAAAACCGTTACCCCGAACTCAAACACGTCAACTTCGAGTTCGTGTATGGCGGCATGATCAATATGACCATGAACTACCGGCCCTTGATGCTGCAGCAGCATCCCACTGTCTTTGCTTCGGCCTGCGGTGAAGGAGCCGGAGTGGCCAAGACAAGCCTGCTTGGCTACTACCTCGCTGAATGGGTCAGCGGCATTCCGAGTCAGAATCTCGATTTCCTCAAGCGGATTTCGACTCCCAAACGCCTTCCCCCGGAACCGTTCCTGACCATGGGCGCTGAAGCCAGACTCTTCTACGAAGAATTCAACGCCAAGAAAGAAATCTAA
- a CDS encoding DMT family transporter → MIRVSSGYGFVALAAFCWSLMTLLSKILFAAGLSPLEVSFWRASFGCLCFGIHAASSRALGIRPSHVLLFMAWGMMSIGGLFYVFFMSMHYSGAAMGEILLYTAPVWVAIFSKFISHEAVSRQRWLAICIALCGVVCICFSGGSLQAKTSVTGIVCGLASGFCYALQYPFFKHWQKYYRTEVLYTYMQLGGALVLLPFIHFHTPYSAQTWPAILMTAVFTGYVAFWAYGQSMKRIPQVHVAVFCNLEPILGTLWVCLFFGENFTSIGWVGFSLILCAVFLLALERRSEHAA, encoded by the coding sequence ATGATTAGAGTCTCGTCGGGCTATGGCTTCGTTGCCCTCGCCGCTTTCTGCTGGTCGCTCATGACGCTTCTTTCGAAGATTCTCTTTGCGGCCGGTTTATCTCCTCTGGAGGTGTCGTTCTGGCGCGCTTCTTTCGGGTGTCTTTGTTTTGGAATTCATGCTGCCAGTTCGCGTGCACTCGGCATCAGGCCAAGCCACGTATTGCTGTTCATGGCTTGGGGAATGATGAGTATCGGTGGCCTGTTCTATGTCTTTTTCATGTCGATGCACTACAGCGGGGCCGCCATGGGAGAGATCCTGCTGTATACGGCCCCCGTCTGGGTTGCCATATTTTCAAAGTTCATTTCGCATGAAGCCGTCTCAAGGCAGCGATGGTTGGCCATCTGCATTGCCCTGTGCGGTGTCGTGTGCATCTGTTTCTCTGGCGGAAGTCTTCAGGCGAAAACATCCGTCACAGGCATTGTCTGCGGATTGGCTTCCGGGTTCTGCTATGCCTTGCAGTATCCATTCTTCAAGCATTGGCAGAAATACTACAGAACCGAAGTATTATACACATACATGCAGCTGGGCGGGGCCTTGGTCCTGCTGCCCTTCATCCATTTCCATACCCCATATTCCGCACAGACATGGCCTGCCATCCTGATGACTGCGGTTTTCACGGGCTATGTGGCTTTCTGGGCTTACGGGCAGAGCATGAAGCGCATCCCGCAAGTCCATGTCGCCGTGTTTTGCAATCTGGAGCCGATTCTGGGGACGCTCTGGGTGTGTCTCTTTTTTGGTGAAAACTTCACTTCCATAGGGTGGGTAGGGTTTTCCCTGATTCTCTGTGCCGTGTTTTTGCTGGCCTTGGAGCGAAGGAGCGAACATGCCGCGTAA
- a CDS encoding 4Fe-4S binding protein, producing MSEKHHVIDARRCKSCGICVDKCPKGVLAIGSAINGQGYNYVVQENPEKCVLCDICGIVCPDVAIGVVVEK from the coding sequence ATGAGTGAGAAACATCATGTAATTGATGCCCGCCGCTGTAAGTCCTGTGGGATTTGTGTGGACAAGTGCCCCAAAGGTGTTCTTGCCATCGGCTCTGCGATCAATGGTCAGGGCTACAACTACGTAGTTCAGGAAAATCCGGAAAAGTGTGTTCTTTGCGATATTTGCGGCATTGTTTGTCCTGATGTTGCTATTGGTGTTGTCGTAGAAAAGTAG
- a CDS encoding MFS transporter, translating to MVPNGQNGINFEDAPFSSIHKKIAVGTFMGQICDGYILGIVGIALSYATGALGLDSFWMGLIGAGALFGILLGSLLTGIIIDRVGRRAAYAFVAVFSLILSVLQFFLSDPTLLVIVRFLLGMCVGADYTVGVALLSEWTPEKVRTKMMSWLMAAWTFGYIISYFAGFFIASLGDLGENGWRWIICSSAVLALITLIVRLGTPESPSWTLAKKGAGAALALVHQHLGTNYGLPEEKEKVESASFFRLFSPELWRNTLTSCTFFLCQVLPFFAISIFLPVVVKGLHIANPHASGMLYNGFTMVGVIIGILIADKISRRAFLLWTFYGAAAVLTLMTVWQNMPATLAFVLLGTFSTVLAISIVAEWLYPPELFPTELRGSGVGLTIAFSRIGAGMGTWMLPVVTEQYGVTVTLGCCIASLVIGGVVCQALAPETSPKFAGRHSSSGASVEHAGA from the coding sequence ATGGTACCTAATGGACAGAACGGTATTAACTTTGAAGATGCTCCTTTTTCTTCCATTCACAAAAAAATCGCAGTGGGCACCTTCATGGGGCAGATCTGCGACGGGTATATTCTCGGCATTGTCGGTATTGCCCTGTCTTATGCCACTGGGGCGCTGGGCTTGGACAGCTTCTGGATGGGATTGATCGGAGCCGGAGCCCTTTTCGGAATCCTGCTTGGAAGCCTGTTGACCGGAATCATCATTGACCGGGTGGGAAGAAGGGCGGCCTACGCCTTTGTCGCTGTTTTCAGTCTGATCTTGTCTGTGTTGCAGTTTTTCCTGTCTGACCCGACACTGTTGGTGATCGTCAGGTTCCTGCTCGGCATGTGCGTCGGTGCCGACTACACCGTCGGTGTCGCACTGCTCAGCGAATGGACTCCGGAAAAGGTCCGCACGAAGATGATGAGCTGGCTCATGGCCGCGTGGACGTTCGGATACATCATCTCCTACTTCGCCGGTTTCTTTATCGCCTCCCTCGGCGATTTGGGTGAAAACGGATGGCGCTGGATCATCTGTTCCTCTGCCGTACTCGCCTTGATTACCCTTATCGTGCGTCTGGGTACTCCCGAGTCCCCGTCCTGGACTCTGGCAAAGAAGGGTGCCGGTGCAGCCTTGGCATTGGTCCATCAGCATCTTGGCACCAATTACGGTCTTCCCGAAGAAAAGGAAAAGGTCGAATCTGCTTCCTTCTTCAGGCTGTTCAGCCCTGAGCTGTGGCGCAATACCCTTACTTCCTGTACTTTCTTCCTCTGTCAGGTCCTTCCCTTCTTTGCCATCTCCATCTTCCTGCCGGTGGTCGTGAAGGGACTCCACATCGCCAACCCCCATGCCTCCGGCATGTTGTATAACGGCTTCACCATGGTCGGTGTCATCATCGGTATCCTGATTGCCGACAAGATCTCCCGCCGCGCCTTCCTGCTGTGGACGTTCTATGGTGCTGCCGCTGTCCTGACCCTCATGACTGTCTGGCAGAATATGCCCGCCACTCTGGCTTTTGTCCTGCTGGGCACATTCTCCACCGTTCTCGCCATCTCCATCGTTGCCGAGTGGCTGTATCCGCCGGAACTCTTCCCCACCGAACTTCGAGGCTCTGGTGTTGGCCTGACCATCGCCTTCAGCCGCATCGGTGCCGGTATGGGAACCTGGATGCTGCCTGTCGTCACCGAGCAGTATGGCGTTACCGTCACACTCGGATGCTGCATTGCATCTTTGGTCATCGGTGGTGTTGTCTGTCAGGCTCTGGCCCCCGAAACTTCCCCCAAGTTCGCAGGCCGCCATTCCTCTTCCGGAGCATCCGTTGAACATGCCGGAGCGTAA
- a CDS encoding acetate--CoA ligase family protein, whose amino-acid sequence MSDLVPLFQPKSVALIGASSNSKKYGYWTAKSLVENKFEGDIYLVSRSGGELFGHTTYPDILSVPGDVDLAILAIAPKFILPVMEQCVEKGVKCAIVVSTGFGEVGPEGKELERKMLEIARKGNMRVQGPNCMGTYSAAKSMNASIIDLASGPMSLVLQSGNFGIDINFNAKARNLGYSCWATIGNQMDMRFHDFVEYIETDDNTKVLLLYMEGLRVESEEDGRKFIEAAKRTAAKTPIAAIKIGRSAAGARAAASHTGSLAGSEKIFDAALKQAGIIRVDSPGQLLDAAEAFSKCKPAKGKRIAILTDGGGHGVMATDFAEKFDLEAPVLSDATQSKLKEILMPHCPIKNPVDLAGTPEADMWVFDRCLDVLLKDPDVDGILIVGLYGGYADLSEEFKVLEMDVAKSMTQKIAESDKPVVMHSIYAPQRPECLEYISENGVPVFGEVDAAVRTMGLLSNYSDLKKSLKEEAGEELPDMPADRKEKAEAILKAVKDSGRTSLVETEARDVLRCYGLDLTEDYLATTADEAAEFYRNIGGKVVMKIVSPDILHKTDAGGVALNIDSEDKAREAFEQLVKNGRRYKSDADIFGVMMTTMLPGGVECIIGSSHDNTFGPTVMFGLGGIFVEILKDVAFRVAPVNMPSCRSMIREIKGLGMLQGARGTKPCDLEALAETACVISQLVNELRDIAEVDLNPVFAWEKGLAIADARIILRG is encoded by the coding sequence ATGAGTGATCTGGTTCCTCTTTTTCAACCCAAGAGCGTTGCCCTGATCGGCGCTTCCTCCAATTCGAAGAAGTACGGTTATTGGACAGCAAAGAGCCTGGTTGAAAACAAATTTGAAGGGGACATATATCTTGTTTCCCGTTCCGGCGGCGAACTGTTCGGTCATACCACGTATCCTGACATCCTTTCGGTGCCCGGTGATGTGGATCTTGCCATCCTCGCCATCGCCCCGAAATTCATCCTGCCCGTCATGGAGCAGTGCGTGGAGAAGGGCGTCAAGTGCGCCATCGTCGTTTCCACCGGCTTTGGTGAAGTCGGCCCTGAAGGAAAAGAACTTGAACGCAAGATGCTCGAAATCGCCCGCAAGGGTAACATGCGCGTGCAGGGTCCGAACTGCATGGGTACATACAGTGCCGCCAAGAGCATGAACGCCAGTATCATCGATCTGGCTTCCGGCCCCATGAGTCTGGTGCTCCAGAGCGGCAACTTCGGCATTGACATCAACTTCAATGCCAAGGCCAGAAACCTTGGTTACAGCTGCTGGGCAACCATCGGCAACCAGATGGACATGCGCTTCCACGACTTTGTGGAATACATTGAAACCGACGACAACACCAAGGTCCTGCTCCTGTACATGGAAGGGTTGCGTGTCGAGAGCGAGGAAGATGGCCGCAAGTTTATCGAGGCCGCCAAGAGAACGGCTGCCAAGACACCAATTGCCGCGATCAAGATCGGTCGCAGTGCAGCCGGTGCCCGTGCTGCTGCCTCCCATACCGGTTCCCTCGCCGGAAGTGAGAAGATCTTTGATGCCGCCCTCAAGCAGGCCGGTATCATCCGGGTGGACAGCCCCGGCCAGTTGCTTGATGCCGCTGAGGCATTCTCCAAGTGCAAGCCTGCCAAGGGCAAGCGCATTGCCATTCTGACTGATGGTGGCGGTCACGGTGTCATGGCAACCGACTTCGCTGAAAAGTTCGATCTCGAAGCGCCGGTTCTTTCCGACGCCACCCAGTCCAAGCTGAAAGAAATCCTCATGCCGCATTGCCCCATCAAGAACCCGGTCGATCTGGCTGGAACTCCTGAAGCGGATATGTGGGTGTTTGACCGTTGTCTGGACGTGCTCCTGAAGGACCCGGATGTGGACGGCATCCTCATCGTCGGTCTCTATGGCGGCTATGCCGACCTGTCCGAGGAATTCAAGGTGCTGGAAATGGACGTTGCCAAGAGCATGACCCAGAAGATTGCCGAAAGCGACAAGCCTGTTGTCATGCATTCCATCTACGCACCGCAACGCCCCGAATGCCTGGAATACATCAGTGAAAACGGTGTTCCGGTTTTCGGAGAAGTGGATGCCGCGGTCCGTACCATGGGTCTCCTTTCCAACTACAGCGACCTCAAGAAGTCCCTGAAGGAAGAGGCCGGAGAAGAGCTGCCGGACATGCCTGCCGACCGCAAGGAAAAGGCCGAGGCCATCCTGAAAGCCGTCAAGGATTCCGGTCGCACCAGCCTTGTCGAAACCGAGGCAAGAGACGTGCTTCGCTGCTACGGCCTTGATCTCACGGAAGATTATCTGGCCACAACCGCTGACGAAGCAGCCGAATTCTACAGGAATATCGGCGGCAAGGTCGTCATGAAAATCGTTTCTCCCGACATCCTGCACAAGACCGATGCCGGTGGCGTGGCCCTGAACATCGACTCCGAAGACAAGGCCCGCGAAGCCTTCGAGCAGTTGGTGAAGAACGGTCGCAGATACAAATCCGATGCCGACATATTCGGCGTCATGATGACCACCATGCTTCCCGGTGGAGTCGAGTGCATCATCGGTTCCAGCCATGACAACACCTTCGGTCCGACAGTGATGTTCGGTCTGGGCGGTATTTTTGTGGAAATCCTGAAGGACGTTGCCTTCAGGGTGGCTCCGGTGAACATGCCTTCCTGCCGAAGCATGATTCGTGAAATCAAGGGATTGGGAATGCTTCAGGGTGCCCGGGGTACCAAGCCCTGCGATCTGGAAGCCCTTGCCGAAACCGCCTGCGTCATTTCGCAGTTGGTGAACGAACTGCGCGATATTGCGGAAGTCGACCTCAATCCCGTGTTTGCTTGGGAAAAAGGTTTGGCCATTGCAGATGCCAGAATCATTCTGCGCGGCTAG
- a CDS encoding thiamine pyrophosphate-dependent enzyme has product MENLSAKYGKTLNLDKLTSYCPGCGHGIVTRLVAEAIENLDIMKRTIAIVGIGCGGFSHHYMDIDAIEATHGRAPSFAEGYKLARPDNIVFTYAGDGDTCAIGLGDLLHAANKGMPITTIMVNNTVFGMTGGQMSPTTLDGQVTATTVKGRDITSQGYPLLVPEMMRAMPGVKYLARESVDSPKAIRKAKKSIQKAFECQVKGLGYAFVEVIVPCPTGLKMKVKDSYERCGNEMTDYFTPQVFKDETEQEDVA; this is encoded by the coding sequence ATGGAAAACTTGAGTGCAAAATACGGAAAAACCTTAAATCTGGACAAGCTGACCAGCTACTGTCCGGGTTGCGGTCACGGAATCGTGACGCGTCTGGTGGCCGAGGCTATCGAGAATCTGGATATTATGAAGCGGACTATTGCCATTGTGGGCATCGGCTGCGGCGGGTTCTCCCATCACTACATGGACATTGACGCCATTGAAGCCACCCATGGCCGTGCTCCTTCCTTTGCCGAAGGGTACAAGCTGGCCAGACCGGACAACATCGTCTTCACCTACGCCGGTGACGGCGACACCTGTGCCATCGGCCTTGGCGACCTCCTGCATGCGGCCAACAAGGGCATGCCCATCACCACCATCATGGTCAACAACACCGTGTTCGGCATGACCGGCGGACAGATGTCCCCCACCACGCTGGATGGTCAGGTCACGGCAACCACCGTGAAGGGCCGTGACATCACCAGTCAGGGCTATCCGCTTCTGGTTCCGGAAATGATGCGGGCCATGCCCGGTGTGAAATACCTTGCCAGGGAAAGCGTGGATTCTCCCAAGGCGATTCGCAAGGCCAAGAAAAGTATCCAGAAGGCGTTCGAGTGTCAGGTCAAGGGATTGGGCTATGCCTTCGTGGAAGTCATCGTTCCCTGTCCGACCGGCCTCAAGATGAAGGTCAAGGATTCCTATGAAAGGTGTGGAAATGAGATGACCGATTACTTCACCCCTCAGGTCTTCAAAGATGAAACGGAGCAGGAAGATGTTGCATAA
- a CDS encoding Rid family detoxifying hydrolase, with translation MEFFNSAESAEVVGPYSHCVKAGNTYYICGQVPFHPVSGEVVGATIKEQAFQTLYNLKAVLDAAGLDISDITKTNVFLTSMDDFDGFNEVYAEFMGDHRPARLCLGASEIAHGCLLEMDAIAYKD, from the coding sequence ATGGAATTCTTTAATTCAGCAGAATCGGCAGAAGTTGTAGGGCCTTACAGTCATTGTGTGAAGGCTGGCAACACATATTACATTTGTGGGCAGGTGCCCTTTCATCCTGTGTCCGGAGAGGTCGTCGGAGCCACCATCAAGGAACAGGCGTTTCAGACGCTGTACAACCTGAAGGCTGTGCTTGATGCCGCAGGACTCGACATTTCGGACATCACCAAAACCAACGTGTTTCTGACCAGCATGGATGATTTCGACGGATTCAATGAAGTCTACGCCGAGTTCATGGGGGACCACCGTCCGGCGCGACTCTGCCTGGGGGCCAGTGAAATCGCTCACGGATGCCTGCTGGAAATGGACGCAATCGCTTACAAGGATTAG
- a CDS encoding pyruvate ferredoxin oxidoreductase: protein MTQETLFLKNTETFAESLARCGVKYHFAYPITPATDVMKRMAVILPKYGGEMMQMESELAVSSALAGAACTGTLVATSSSGPGLTLMHEAIGFMCAAELPCIMLDSMRVGPGDGDIIGAQSDYHVATRGGAHGDYHVIVLAPASGQEIADIMPQGVRLAYKYRTPVLFVVDGVSAQTTESTTLPAYNDYSAEFDTSDWAFTGTQDHPKRALITGSYSHQDGYDMNERLRAKYEVIRENEQMWEAEQVEDADLVVAAFGIHGRMCRDLVAKMRADGKKVGFIRPISLWPFPDKAFEALPDSVKNILVVEMNHGQMIDDVKLAVNGRMPVHFLGKTGGDLPMYTLADMIAEANRILGE, encoded by the coding sequence ATGACCCAAGAAACTTTGTTTTTGAAAAACACGGAAACCTTTGCCGAGAGTCTGGCGCGCTGCGGAGTGAAATATCACTTTGCCTACCCGATTACTCCGGCAACGGACGTCATGAAGCGTATGGCCGTCATCCTGCCCAAGTACGGCGGTGAAATGATGCAGATGGAAAGTGAGCTGGCGGTTTCCAGCGCCCTGGCCGGTGCCGCCTGTACCGGTACGCTGGTAGCAACCTCCAGTTCCGGCCCCGGCCTGACCCTGATGCATGAAGCCATCGGTTTCATGTGTGCGGCCGAACTGCCGTGCATCATGCTCGACTCCATGCGCGTCGGTCCTGGTGACGGCGACATCATCGGTGCCCAGAGCGACTATCACGTTGCCACTCGTGGCGGTGCCCATGGCGACTACCATGTCATCGTTCTGGCTCCCGCTTCCGGTCAGGAAATCGCCGACATCATGCCGCAGGGTGTCAGGTTGGCCTACAAGTACCGGACTCCGGTCCTCTTCGTGGTTGACGGTGTCAGCGCCCAGACCACCGAGTCCACGACGCTTCCCGCCTACAACGACTATTCTGCCGAATTCGATACTTCCGATTGGGCTTTCACCGGAACGCAGGATCATCCCAAGCGCGCTCTCATTACCGGCAGCTATTCCCATCAGGATGGCTACGACATGAATGAAAGGCTTCGTGCCAAGTACGAAGTCATTCGAGAAAACGAGCAGATGTGGGAAGCGGAGCAGGTGGAAGACGCCGATCTGGTGGTTGCCGCCTTCGGCATCCATGGCCGCATGTGCCGCGATCTGGTCGCCAAGATGCGAGCCGATGGCAAGAAGGTCGGTTTCATCAGGCCCATTTCCCTGTGGCCGTTCCCTGACAAGGCTTTCGAAGCTCTGCCTGATTCGGTGAAGAACATTCTGGTGGTCGAGATGAACCACGGGCAGATGATCGATGATGTCAAACTGGCCGTGAATGGACGGATGCCCGTTCATTTTCTCGGCAAGACCGGTGGCGACCTGCCCATGTACACCCTGGCAGACATGATTGCCGAAGCAAACAGAATCCTGGGGGAATAA
- a CDS encoding 2-oxoacid:acceptor oxidoreductase family protein yields MLHKCMFSGSGGQGSALMAKMVCLGAIKEDLKVVMTQTYGIEQRGGDSTAYVIVSDEPIGSPIVENDADIAVALSQSIYGNCVEGVVPGGKLFTNSSMVEEPKDADGFEQFFLPVSDTAVELGTVRCANMVMLGAVIAGTGILKMETVEEVINDFLGAKKPKLVGLNIDALRTGYAAVKKESGNE; encoded by the coding sequence ATGTTGCATAAATGTATGTTTTCAGGGTCAGGCGGACAGGGTTCCGCACTGATGGCAAAAATGGTCTGCCTTGGAGCGATCAAGGAAGATTTGAAGGTTGTCATGACGCAGACGTACGGCATTGAACAGCGTGGCGGTGATTCCACGGCCTACGTCATTGTCTCTGACGAGCCCATCGGCAGCCCCATCGTTGAAAACGATGCCGATATTGCCGTGGCGCTCAGCCAGTCCATCTACGGCAACTGCGTTGAAGGGGTCGTCCCCGGCGGAAAGCTGTTCACCAACAGTTCCATGGTCGAGGAACCGAAGGATGCTGACGGTTTCGAGCAGTTTTTCCTTCCCGTCTCCGACACGGCCGTTGAACTCGGCACCGTCCGCTGCGCCAACATGGTCATGCTGGGTGCGGTGATAGCCGGAACCGGCATCCTCAAAATGGAAACGGTTGAAGAAGTCATCAATGATTTTCTGGGAGCGAAAAAGCCCAAACTGGTCGGCCTGAATATCGATGCACTTCGCACCGGTTATGCCGCTGTGAAAAAGGAGTCCGGTAATGAGTGA
- the lpxB gene encoding lipid-A-disaccharide synthase — MPRKIWINCSEASGDMCAGALAGELFRQNPTLEICGMGGPALEQAGADVRFPMSRICFTGFFDVLLGLPGIFRLQKEIAKSWEQDRPDAIVMVDCPDFNLPLAKTAHAMNIPVHYFMAPQFWAWKQQGMKIMQRYVQNIICALPFEPEYFQERGCRALYAGHPLQDVIPLQALDKLTPSHHQIGIMPGSRKKEISFLLPDFAEAASRIYRKKPWMVFSVARAPGVSREFLLKLWPENLPMNIVEPENRFQMIRKSCLILAASGTATLETALIGTPTIVAYKLDRPAAFVLRRLAYSKFISLTNILLQKELFPEFLQEKANAESLYQQTATWLNNPGVLAELRCKLKELRHIAGPTGGMAAAAKTILAQ, encoded by the coding sequence ATGCCGCGTAAAATATGGATAAATTGCAGTGAGGCTTCCGGTGACATGTGCGCCGGAGCGTTGGCCGGAGAGTTGTTTCGGCAAAATCCGACGCTTGAGATATGCGGCATGGGCGGGCCTGCGCTGGAGCAGGCGGGAGCCGACGTGCGTTTCCCGATGAGCCGTATCTGTTTTACCGGTTTTTTCGATGTCCTGCTGGGCCTTCCGGGAATTTTTCGCCTGCAAAAGGAAATTGCAAAAAGCTGGGAGCAGGACCGTCCCGATGCGATCGTGATGGTGGATTGCCCCGACTTCAACCTGCCGCTTGCCAAAACGGCACATGCCATGAATATCCCGGTTCATTATTTCATGGCACCGCAGTTCTGGGCATGGAAGCAGCAGGGCATGAAGATCATGCAGAGATACGTGCAAAACATCATCTGCGCCTTGCCGTTCGAGCCGGAGTATTTTCAGGAGAGAGGGTGTCGGGCTTTGTATGCGGGGCATCCGCTTCAGGATGTCATTCCGTTGCAGGCTCTGGACAAGCTGACTCCGAGCCATCACCAGATCGGCATCATGCCGGGAAGCAGGAAAAAGGAAATATCGTTTCTGCTGCCTGATTTTGCCGAGGCTGCGTCCAGAATTTATCGGAAAAAGCCGTGGATGGTGTTCTCGGTCGCCCGTGCTCCGGGTGTCAGCAGGGAGTTCCTGCTAAAATTATGGCCCGAGAACCTGCCCATGAACATCGTGGAACCGGAAAACAGGTTTCAGATGATCCGGAAATCCTGCCTGATTCTGGCCGCGTCGGGAACGGCGACCCTTGAGACCGCGCTTATCGGAACGCCGACCATAGTGGCATACAAGCTGGATCGTCCTGCTGCATTTGTTCTTCGCAGGCTTGCCTATTCAAAGTTCATCAGCCTGACCAATATTTTATTACAAAAGGAATTATTCCCTGAATTCTTACAGGAAAAGGCCAATGCGGAGAGTCTTTATCAGCAGACTGCGACCTGGCTGAACAATCCCGGCGTATTGGCTGAATTGCGTTGCAAGTTGAAAGAGTTGCGTCATATCGCAGGCCCCACTGGCGGAATGGCGGCTGCTGCAAAAACCATTCTGGCGCAGTAA